A stretch of the Solirubrobacterales bacterium genome encodes the following:
- the crcB gene encoding fluoride efflux transporter CrcB, whose protein sequence is MTVWLWIGVGLAGGCGAVCRWLVESAVTGRLGRRLPWGTTVVNLSGALALGFVVGLAPDQSLRVLLGTAALGSYTTFSGWILATDRLAGERGPAAAVLNLALPLALGLAAAALAHALGAALR, encoded by the coding sequence ATGACGGTCTGGCTCTGGATCGGTGTCGGGCTGGCCGGAGGCTGCGGTGCAGTCTGCCGCTGGCTGGTCGAGTCGGCCGTGACCGGACGTCTCGGCCGCCGGTTGCCCTGGGGCACGACCGTGGTGAACCTCTCCGGTGCCCTGGCTCTCGGGTTCGTGGTCGGGCTCGCTCCCGATCAGTCGCTCCGGGTTCTGCTCGGCACCGCAGCGCTCGGCTCCTACACGACCTTCTCCGGCTGGATTCTCGCCACCGACCGATTGGCAGGAGAGCGCGGGCCGGCTGCCGCCGTTCTCAATCTCGCCCTGCCCCTGGCTCTCGGTCTTGCCGCCGCAGCCCTCGCCCACGCCCTCGGAGCCGCCCTCCGGTAG
- a CDS encoding CrcB family protein, translating into MRREASAVFVGGAAGTLLRVLLTEALPVIPGSWPWPTLVANLLGAFLAGWFVTRLADGYHGGRHPLLITGFCGGLTTFSTLQIELLDLIEAGHTGLATAYAGISLLAGVGLFLLAVRLARRDPGRRVEA; encoded by the coding sequence ATGAGGCGGGAGGCGAGTGCCGTCTTTGTCGGGGGAGCGGCCGGAACGCTTCTTCGGGTGCTGCTGACCGAGGCCCTCCCGGTCATCCCGGGAAGCTGGCCGTGGCCGACTCTGGTCGCGAACCTGCTCGGGGCATTCCTCGCCGGCTGGTTCGTCACCCGCCTGGCCGACGGCTACCACGGCGGTCGGCACCCGCTGCTGATCACCGGTTTCTGCGGTGGTCTCACCACCTTTTCGACCCTTCAGATTGAGCTGCTCGATCTGATCGAGGCGGGGCACACGGGGTTGGCCACGGCCTACGCCGGGATCTCGCTGCTCGCCGGGGTCGGTCTCTTCCTCCTGGCGGTCAGACTTGCCCGCCGCGACCCTGGCCGACGGGTGGAGGCATGA
- a CDS encoding glycerate kinase: MARATRFLVAPDKFKGTFTAGEVARLIGDGIRETGAEAVELPVADGGDGTADALMSALGGAWVEAPSADVLGNPATGRFALVGDGSRAVVELAEVAGLGGTDPDRLDPLAATSRGGGMLIAAAVERGAGEIIFAPGGSASTDGGRGLLEVLEGAGVRPRITVACDVEHAFEQAAPVFAPQKGADPGQVRELEVRLDRLAGSFPRDPRGRVRTGCGGGVSGGLWACLDAELVAGADLVLDAIGFDRILAGCEAVITGEGRLDAQTAGGKAVAVVAARAASAGLPAAAVVGELDLGSQEIDRLGLIRAVEAGTGGTIRDAGHRLALELGGAGR, encoded by the coding sequence ATGGCAAGGGCGACCCGCTTCCTGGTCGCGCCCGACAAGTTCAAGGGCACCTTCACCGCGGGTGAGGTCGCGCGACTGATCGGCGACGGGATTCGCGAAACCGGGGCGGAGGCGGTCGAGTTGCCGGTCGCCGACGGTGGGGATGGGACCGCAGACGCATTGATGTCGGCGCTCGGAGGCGCCTGGGTGGAGGCACCATCCGCGGACGTCCTCGGCAACCCGGCCACCGGTCGCTTCGCCCTGGTCGGCGACGGCTCCCGGGCCGTGGTCGAACTGGCCGAGGTCGCCGGACTTGGAGGAACCGACCCGGACCGGCTCGATCCCCTCGCGGCAACCTCCCGGGGCGGGGGGATGCTGATCGCCGCGGCGGTAGAGAGGGGGGCCGGGGAGATCATCTTCGCCCCGGGTGGCAGCGCATCCACCGACGGCGGCCGGGGTCTGCTCGAGGTGCTGGAGGGAGCGGGGGTCAGGCCCCGGATCACGGTTGCCTGCGACGTTGAGCACGCCTTCGAGCAGGCAGCCCCCGTCTTCGCTCCCCAGAAGGGCGCCGACCCCGGCCAGGTCCGGGAGCTGGAGGTGAGGCTCGATCGCCTGGCCGGTTCCTTTCCCCGCGATCCTCGCGGCCGGGTCCGCACCGGATGTGGCGGCGGCGTGTCGGGAGGGCTCTGGGCCTGCCTCGATGCCGAGCTCGTGGCCGGGGCCGACCTGGTTCTCGACGCAATCGGTTTCGACCGGATCCTGGCGGGCTGCGAAGCGGTGATTACCGGAGAGGGGCGGCTGGACGCACAGACCGCAGGTGGCAAGGCGGTGGCGGTGGTCGCCGCCCGCGCCGCGTCCGCCGGCCTTCCGGCCGCGGCGGTGGTGGGGGAGCTCGACCTCGGGTCGCAGGAGATCGATCGGCTGGGACTGATCCGGGCTGTCGAGGCCGGCACCGGGGGAACGATCCGGGACGCGGGCCACCGGCTGGCGCTTGAGTTGGGTGGAGCCGGGCGATGA
- the lysS gene encoding lysine--tRNA ligase → MTESDPETGSAPETPGSDGEESGAGSILAERREKLERLKAAGVEPFPHDFPRREEIDGVLETHAALEAGVETDSVHRVAGRIVGRRGHGKAAFLDLRDATGQIQIHAKSDVLGEAYGLLESLDLGDILGVEGRAIVTRRGQLSIEATGWRLLAKSLRPPPDKFHGLEDTETRYRHRELDLIANRESREIFRTRARTISEVRRWLDDRGFFEVETPVLQPLYGGALARPFTTHHNALDRKLYLRIATELYLKRCVVGGIDRVYELGKDFRNEGISMKHNPEFTMLEWYEAYADYGDTAAALESLVSEVAGNVLGRPEIERDGRTISLRAPWHRVTMRDAILEHSGIDIDQLTDRDALSEAIGNEDDTAGWGKLVDTVFSKQVEPTLVEPTFVLDYPEELSPFAKRHRDNPDKVERWEAFIGGVEIANSFTELNDPDEQRRRFEQQIAEIERGDDEAHPFDEAFVEALEQGMPPTGGVGLGIDRLVMMLTGANSLREVVLFPAMRD, encoded by the coding sequence ATGACCGAGTCCGACCCCGAGACCGGCAGCGCCCCCGAAACCCCCGGGTCCGACGGGGAGGAGTCCGGGGCCGGCTCGATCCTGGCCGAGCGCCGGGAGAAACTCGAACGGCTGAAGGCGGCGGGAGTGGAGCCGTTCCCCCACGACTTTCCCCGTCGTGAGGAGATCGACGGCGTCCTGGAGACGCACGCCGCCCTCGAGGCCGGGGTGGAGACCGATTCGGTTCACCGGGTCGCGGGACGGATCGTCGGTCGCCGGGGCCACGGCAAGGCTGCCTTTCTCGATCTCCGGGATGCGACCGGCCAGATCCAGATCCACGCCAAGTCGGATGTGCTCGGCGAGGCGTACGGGCTGCTGGAGAGCCTCGATCTGGGAGACATCCTCGGGGTCGAGGGACGGGCGATCGTCACCCGCCGCGGCCAGCTCTCGATCGAAGCGACCGGCTGGCGACTGCTGGCCAAGTCGCTCCGTCCGCCGCCGGACAAGTTCCACGGGCTCGAAGACACCGAGACCCGCTACCGCCACCGTGAACTGGACCTGATCGCCAACCGGGAGAGTCGTGAGATCTTCCGGACCCGGGCCCGCACGATCAGCGAGGTCCGCCGCTGGCTTGACGACCGCGGATTCTTCGAGGTCGAGACCCCGGTCCTGCAGCCGCTCTACGGGGGTGCCCTGGCCCGGCCGTTCACCACCCACCACAATGCACTCGACCGCAAGCTCTACCTGCGGATCGCGACCGAGCTCTACCTGAAACGCTGCGTGGTCGGCGGGATCGACCGGGTGTACGAGCTGGGCAAGGACTTCCGCAACGAAGGCATCTCGATGAAACACAACCCCGAGTTCACGATGCTCGAGTGGTACGAGGCCTATGCCGACTACGGCGACACCGCGGCGGCCCTTGAGAGTCTGGTCTCCGAGGTGGCCGGGAACGTGCTGGGCAGACCGGAAATCGAGCGCGACGGTCGCACGATCAGCCTCCGGGCCCCGTGGCATCGGGTGACGATGCGGGACGCGATCCTCGAGCATTCCGGGATCGACATCGACCAACTGACCGACCGGGATGCGCTTTCGGAGGCGATCGGCAACGAGGACGACACCGCCGGCTGGGGCAAACTGGTCGACACCGTCTTCTCGAAACAGGTCGAGCCGACCCTGGTCGAGCCGACCTTCGTCCTCGACTATCCCGAGGAGCTCTCGCCGTTCGCCAAGCGCCATCGCGACAACCCGGACAAGGTGGAACGCTGGGAGGCCTTCATCGGCGGGGTCGAGATTGCCAACTCCTTCACCGAACTGAACGACCCGGACGAGCAGCGCCGCCGCTTCGAACAGCAGATCGCCGAGATCGAACGCGGTGACGACGAGGCCCACCCCTTCGACGAGGCCTTCGTCGAGGCGCTCGAACAGGGGATGCCGCCGACCGGCGGGGTCGGTCTCGGCATCGACCGCCTGGTCATGATGCTGACCGGCGCCAACTCCCTGCGCGAGGTGGTGCTCTTCCCGGCGATGCGCGACTGA
- the greA gene encoding transcription elongation factor GreA, protein MSRQAEITPEGLKKLEEEIEHLSTVRRREVAERIREARDFGDISENAEYDDAKNEQAQLEAQIVQLEERLRRSTVVEDGGQATGSVEFGSIVHIKDQESGTSRKFQIVGSTEADLAGGKLSSESPIGSALIGGKVNQVVVVPSPRGPEKQFKITKIETA, encoded by the coding sequence GTGAGCCGCCAAGCAGAGATCACCCCCGAAGGCCTGAAGAAGCTCGAAGAAGAGATCGAGCACCTGTCGACCGTGCGTCGGCGGGAGGTCGCCGAACGGATTCGCGAAGCCCGTGATTTCGGTGACATCTCCGAGAACGCCGAGTACGACGACGCCAAGAACGAGCAGGCCCAGCTCGAAGCCCAGATCGTCCAGCTTGAGGAGCGGCTGCGCCGCTCGACGGTGGTCGAGGACGGGGGCCAGGCGACCGGTTCGGTCGAGTTCGGTTCGATCGTCCACATCAAGGATCAGGAATCCGGGACCTCCCGCAAGTTCCAGATCGTCGGTTCGACCGAGGCCGATCTCGCCGGCGGGAAGCTGTCCAGCGAGTCGCCGATCGGTTCCGCCTTGATTGGTGGGAAGGTCAACCAGGTCGTGGTCGTGCCCTCACCCCGTGGTCCGGAGAAGCAGTTCAAGATCACCAAGATCGAGACCGCCTGA
- a CDS encoding alpha/beta hydrolase — protein MSLTERAEAWQARGRLEEFRGHRIHTFHQPGEGIPLVLLHGFPTCSYDFRELIALLPDREILAFDFLGFGLSDKPRDHSYTLSWQADLVEHLVGRIGGTAFVCAHDLGSSVATELMAREMAGELEFELNGAFLFNGSILLERSHPTLGQRLLRGSLGPVASRLTNESFFRHQLSSLFPGDHPVSDEELEDQWSLICFNDGHRLGHKLISYMDERVIYADRWHGAIARWEGDLAVGWGLLDPVAVTDVLDGLIELRPGLPVTRFETAGHYPQLEVPEELARRLAEVMPGRSASL, from the coding sequence ATGTCACTTACCGAGAGAGCAGAAGCGTGGCAGGCCCGTGGCCGCCTTGAGGAGTTCCGTGGTCACCGCATCCACACCTTCCACCAGCCGGGGGAGGGCATCCCGCTGGTCCTTCTCCACGGCTTCCCGACCTGCTCATACGACTTCCGTGAACTGATCGCGCTGCTGCCCGACCGGGAGATCCTTGCTTTCGACTTCCTCGGGTTCGGCCTTTCCGACAAGCCCCGGGATCACTCCTACACCCTGTCCTGGCAGGCCGATCTGGTCGAGCACCTGGTCGGCCGGATCGGCGGCACGGCCTTCGTCTGCGCGCACGACCTGGGCAGCTCGGTGGCGACCGAACTGATGGCCCGGGAGATGGCCGGTGAACTCGAGTTCGAGCTGAACGGCGCCTTTCTGTTCAATGGTTCGATTCTGCTTGAGCGTTCCCACCCGACCCTCGGGCAGCGGCTGCTCAGGGGATCGCTCGGTCCGGTCGCGTCACGACTCACCAACGAGTCCTTTTTCCGCCACCAGCTCTCCTCCCTGTTCCCCGGCGATCATCCGGTCAGTGACGAGGAGCTCGAGGACCAGTGGTCCCTGATCTGTTTCAACGACGGGCATCGGCTCGGTCACAAGCTGATCTCCTACATGGACGAACGGGTGATCTACGCCGACCGTTGGCACGGAGCAATCGCCCGCTGGGAGGGGGACCTCGCGGTCGGATGGGGTCTGCTCGATCCGGTCGCGGTGACCGACGTACTGGACGGACTGATCGAGCTCCGTCCGGGGCTCCCGGTGACCCGCTTCGAAACCGCCGGCCACTACCCGCAGCTTGAGGTGCCGGAGGAGTTGGCCCGCAGGCTCGCCGAGGTCATGCCCGGACGGTCGGCCTCGCTATAA
- a CDS encoding tRNA-dihydrouridine synthase, translating into MSATEAESRPVEPDLPAGRPALTDPFEIGGVPISNRVLLAPLAAIGNWFVRLQAKRFGAGLAVSEMVSSFGLHYGNEKTMNELMRIHPDEHPVSIQLFGPDPEAMRSAAEIAARSGADLIDINMGCPVPKVRKTGAGAQLLSDPELAIKLTRAAIEGSNLPVTVKLRSGLMPGDRSGFDLAVRLAEEAGAAGIGFHPRVAKQGHKGQPDYAMARELNEILEVPMIITGGLSSAEAARRAYAESGADAVMIARGSFGYPWIFAELTGTEVPEPDREAIMDELAWVMDRAEEHLGTDRAGRYLRKFYPWYLDRIDVPKVVRNELCQSAGLERAREIAAEIRAGDPVLV; encoded by the coding sequence ATGAGCGCAACCGAAGCTGAAAGCCGACCGGTCGAACCCGACCTGCCCGCCGGACGTCCGGCACTGACCGATCCGTTCGAGATCGGCGGTGTCCCGATCTCGAATCGCGTGCTGCTGGCTCCGCTGGCCGCGATCGGCAACTGGTTTGTTCGCCTCCAGGCAAAACGGTTCGGGGCCGGTCTCGCGGTGTCCGAGATGGTCTCCAGTTTCGGGCTTCACTACGGCAACGAGAAGACCATGAACGAGCTGATGCGGATCCACCCGGACGAGCATCCGGTCTCGATCCAGCTCTTCGGACCGGACCCCGAGGCGATGCGTTCCGCCGCCGAGATCGCCGCCCGTTCCGGGGCCGACCTGATCGACATCAACATGGGCTGTCCGGTACCGAAGGTGAGGAAGACCGGAGCCGGGGCTCAGCTGCTCTCCGACCCGGAACTGGCGATCAAACTGACCCGGGCCGCAATCGAGGGCAGCAACCTGCCGGTCACCGTGAAGCTGCGCTCCGGGTTGATGCCGGGCGACCGATCCGGGTTCGATCTGGCGGTCAGGCTGGCCGAGGAGGCCGGTGCCGCCGGAATCGGCTTTCACCCCCGGGTCGCCAAACAGGGCCACAAGGGGCAGCCGGACTACGCGATGGCCCGCGAACTGAACGAAATCCTCGAGGTGCCGATGATCATCACCGGCGGCCTCTCCTCGGCCGAAGCCGCCCGTCGGGCCTACGCCGAGTCCGGCGCCGACGCGGTGATGATCGCCCGCGGATCCTTCGGCTACCCCTGGATCTTCGCCGAACTCACCGGCACCGAAGTCCCGGAACCGGACCGGGAAGCGATCATGGATGAACTCGCCTGGGTGATGGACCGGGCCGAGGAACACCTCGGTACCGACCGGGCCGGCCGATACCTGCGAAAGTTCTATCCGTGGTACCTCGACCGGATCGATGTCCCCAAGGTGGTCCGGAACGAGTTGTGCCAGTCCGCCGGACTTGAGCGGGCCCGGGAGATCGCCGCGGAGATCCGCGCCGGTGACCCGGTCCTCGTCTGA
- a CDS encoding type III pantothenate kinase: protein MLLAIDVGNTQTHVGAFVGENLTRHWRFQTRAGATGDELAERLAGLLALRGLGFGDLDGVVVSSVVPPLGTEYGRLAQEYLDVECLVVGPGVRTGMKVEIDNPAEVGADRLVNAIAAYEQVQDVCVCVDFGTGINFDAVSAEGSYLGGAIAPGVEISLTALTERAARISRIDLAEPATTIGTSSKAAIQSGVLYGFAGLVDGIARRINAELGGKARFIATGGLAGEIVPHSEQITEIDDLLTLKGLRLIHERNRS, encoded by the coding sequence ATGCTTCTGGCGATTGATGTGGGCAACACCCAGACCCACGTTGGTGCTTTCGTGGGCGAGAACCTCACCCGGCACTGGCGTTTTCAGACCCGGGCCGGGGCCACCGGCGACGAACTGGCCGAACGGCTGGCCGGTCTCCTCGCCCTGCGCGGACTCGGCTTCGGTGACCTCGACGGAGTGGTCGTCTCCTCGGTGGTGCCACCACTCGGCACCGAGTACGGACGTCTCGCACAGGAGTACCTGGACGTCGAGTGTCTGGTGGTGGGTCCGGGGGTACGCACCGGGATGAAGGTCGAGATCGACAATCCGGCCGAGGTCGGGGCGGATCGGCTGGTCAACGCGATCGCTGCCTACGAGCAGGTCCAGGACGTATGCGTCTGTGTCGATTTCGGCACCGGAATCAACTTTGACGCGGTTTCGGCCGAGGGCAGTTACCTCGGTGGGGCGATCGCGCCGGGGGTCGAAATCTCGCTGACCGCCCTGACCGAACGGGCCGCCCGGATCTCCCGGATCGACCTGGCCGAGCCGGCGACCACGATCGGAACCAGCTCGAAGGCGGCAATCCAGTCGGGAGTGCTCTACGGTTTTGCCGGGCTGGTTGACGGGATCGCCCGGCGGATCAACGCCGAGCTCGGTGGCAAGGCCAGGTTCATCGCCACCGGCGGACTCGCCGGCGAGATCGTGCCCCACTCGGAACAGATCACCGAGATCGACGACCTGCTGACCCTCAAGGGCCTGCGACTGATCCATGAGCGCAACCGAAGCTGA